One window of Enterobacter sp. RHBSTW-00175 genomic DNA carries:
- the hmpA gene encoding NO-inducible flavohemoprotein has product MLDAQTIATVKATIPLLVETGPKLTAHFYDRMFTHNPELKEIFNMSNQRNGDQREALFNAIAAYASNIENLAALLPAVEKIAQKHTSFQIKPEQYNIVGGHLLATLDEMFSPGQEVLDAWGKAYGVLAGVFINREAQIYSENASKNGGWEGTRAFRIVEKTPRSALITSFEFEPVDGQPVADYQPGQYLGVWLKPEGFPHQEIRQYSLTRKPDGKGYRIAVKREDGGQVSSWLHNNASVGDVVHLAAPAGDFFMAVDANTPVTLISAGVGQTPMLAMLDTLAKASHSAQVNWFHAAENGDVHAFADEVKTLAADLPRFSAHTWYRLPTEADRAAARFDSEGLIDLSQHEGAFSAPDMQFYVCGPVAFMQYAAKQLVELGVNKDSIHYECFGPHKVL; this is encoded by the coding sequence ATGCTCGACGCTCAAACCATCGCTACTGTTAAGGCTACTATTCCCCTGCTGGTTGAAACCGGCCCTAAACTCACCGCCCATTTCTACGATCGTATGTTTACGCATAACCCGGAGCTCAAAGAGATTTTCAACATGAGCAACCAGCGTAACGGCGATCAGCGCGAAGCGTTGTTTAACGCTATCGCCGCATATGCCAGCAATATTGAAAACCTGGCGGCGCTGCTGCCTGCGGTAGAGAAAATTGCACAGAAACATACCAGCTTCCAGATCAAGCCAGAGCAATACAACATCGTTGGCGGTCACCTGCTGGCAACGCTCGATGAGATGTTCAGCCCGGGTCAGGAAGTACTGGACGCCTGGGGTAAAGCCTACGGCGTGCTGGCAGGTGTCTTTATTAACCGCGAAGCGCAGATCTACAGTGAAAACGCCAGTAAAAATGGCGGCTGGGAAGGCACTCGCGCATTCCGTATTGTCGAAAAAACGCCACGCAGCGCACTGATTACCAGCTTCGAATTCGAACCTGTGGATGGCCAACCAGTGGCAGATTATCAGCCGGGTCAGTATCTGGGCGTGTGGCTGAAACCAGAAGGTTTCCCGCACCAGGAGATCCGCCAGTACTCTCTGACTCGTAAGCCTGACGGTAAAGGCTACCGCATTGCCGTGAAACGCGAAGATGGCGGTCAGGTTTCCAGCTGGCTGCATAACAATGCCAGCGTGGGTGATGTGGTGCATCTGGCCGCGCCTGCGGGTGATTTCTTTATGGCCGTTGACGCCAATACCCCGGTTACGCTGATTTCCGCAGGTGTTGGTCAAACACCAATGCTGGCGATGCTGGATACGCTGGCGAAAGCGAGCCACAGCGCGCAGGTGAACTGGTTCCACGCCGCAGAAAATGGTGACGTTCATGCGTTTGCGGATGAAGTGAAAACGCTGGCGGCAGATCTGCCACGCTTTAGCGCGCACACCTGGTATCGCCTGCCAACTGAAGCCGATCGCGCGGCTGCTCGCTTCGACAGCGAAGGTTTGATTGATTTAAGCCAGCATGAAGGGGCGTTCAGCGCACCGGATATGCAGTTCTATGTGTGTGGCCCGGTGGCATTTATGCAGTATGCGGCGAAGCAGTTGGTTGAGCTGGGTGTGAATAAAGACAGCATTCATTATGAGTGCTTCGGCCCGCATAAGGTGCTGTAA
- the glnB gene encoding nitrogen regulatory protein P-II → MKKIDAIIKPFKLDDVREALAEVGITGMTVTEVKGFGRQKGHTELYRGAEYMVDFLPKVKIEIVVSDDIVDTCVDTIIRTAQTGKIGDGKIFVFDVARVIRIRTGEEDDAAI, encoded by the coding sequence ATGAAAAAGATTGATGCGATTATTAAACCTTTCAAACTGGATGATGTACGTGAAGCGCTGGCTGAAGTCGGCATCACCGGGATGACCGTAACAGAAGTGAAAGGTTTTGGTCGCCAGAAAGGCCACACCGAACTGTACCGTGGTGCGGAGTACATGGTGGACTTTCTGCCAAAAGTGAAAATCGAAATCGTGGTGAGCGATGACATCGTGGATACGTGTGTGGATACCATTATCCGCACGGCGCAGACGGGCAAAATTGGCGACGGTAAAATTTTCGTCTTTGACGTGGCGCGCGTGATCCGTATCCGTACCGGTGAAGAAGACGACGCCGCAATTTAA
- the glrR gene encoding two-component system response regulator GlrR, protein MTSRKPAHLLLVDDDPGLLKLLGMRLVSEGYSVVTAESGQEGLKVLSREKIDLVISDLRMDEMDGMQLFAEIQKQQPGMPVIILTAHGSIPDAVAATQQGVFSFLTKPVDKDALYKAIDSALEHSAPSGDEAWRESIVTRSPVMLRLLEQARMVAQSDVSVLINGQSGTGKEILAQAIHNASPRSKNAFIAINCGALPEQLLESELFGHARGAFTGAVSSREGLFQAAEGGTLFLDEIGDMPAPLQVKLLRVLQERKVRPLGSNRDIDINVRIISATHRDLPKVMARNEFREDLYYRLNVVNLKIPALAERAEDIPLLANHLLRQSADRHKPFVRAFSTDAMKRLMTASWPGNVRQLVNVIEQCVALTSSPVISDALVEQALEGENTALPTFAEARNQFELNYLRKLLQITKGNVTHAARMAGRNRTEFYKLLSRHELEANDFKE, encoded by the coding sequence ATGACAAGCCGCAAACCTGCCCATCTCTTGCTGGTGGACGACGACCCTGGATTGTTAAAACTGCTGGGAATGCGTCTGGTCAGCGAAGGCTATAGCGTGGTTACCGCCGAAAGCGGGCAGGAAGGGCTGAAAGTGCTCAGTCGCGAAAAGATAGACCTGGTGATTAGCGATTTGCGCATGGACGAGATGGACGGGATGCAGCTGTTTGCGGAGATCCAGAAGCAGCAGCCAGGGATGCCGGTTATCATCCTCACCGCTCACGGCTCTATCCCCGATGCGGTCGCTGCCACGCAGCAGGGCGTATTCAGTTTTCTGACCAAACCCGTCGATAAAGACGCGCTTTATAAAGCCATCGACAGCGCGCTTGAACACTCCGCACCTTCTGGTGATGAAGCATGGCGGGAATCTATCGTGACCCGCAGCCCCGTTATGTTACGCCTGCTCGAACAGGCACGGATGGTGGCGCAGTCTGACGTCAGCGTGCTGATTAATGGCCAGAGCGGAACCGGGAAAGAGATCCTGGCGCAGGCCATCCACAATGCCAGCCCGCGCAGTAAAAACGCTTTTATCGCCATTAACTGTGGCGCACTGCCGGAACAGCTGCTGGAGTCTGAGCTGTTTGGTCATGCGCGCGGGGCCTTTACCGGTGCGGTGAGTAGCAGGGAAGGGCTGTTCCAGGCCGCAGAAGGCGGCACGCTATTTCTTGACGAAATTGGCGATATGCCTGCGCCGTTGCAGGTCAAACTGTTGCGCGTGTTGCAGGAGCGTAAAGTGCGCCCGCTCGGCAGTAACCGCGATATCGACATCAACGTGCGTATCATTTCAGCGACGCACCGTGATTTGCCGAAAGTGATGGCGCGTAACGAGTTCCGTGAAGACCTTTACTACCGTCTGAACGTCGTGAACCTGAAAATCCCCGCGCTTGCCGAACGTGCGGAAGATATTCCGCTGCTGGCTAACCATTTACTGCGCCAGTCTGCCGATCGTCATAAACCCTTCGTGCGTGCTTTTTCTACCGATGCCATGAAGCGCCTGATGACCGCCAGCTGGCCGGGAAACGTGCGCCAGTTGGTCAACGTTATCGAGCAGTGTGTGGCGCTCACTTCGTCGCCGGTGATCAGCGATGCGCTGGTGGAGCAGGCACTCGAAGGGGAAAATACGGCACTGCCGACCTTTGCAGAAGCGCGTAACCAGTTCGAGCTGAACTATTTGCGTAAGCTGCTGCAAATTACCAAAGGCAACGTGACCCACGCGGCGCGAATGGCAGGGCGTAACCGCACCGAATTCTACAAACTGCTGTCGCGACACGAGCTGGAAGCAAACGATTTTAAAGAGTAG
- the qseG gene encoding two-component system QseEF-associated lipoprotein QseG, with product MNLCLVSMSHVFFRAVRAVFSSKKLRLGLPCLLLAGCVSHAPTSAINDKQDARWPENQLADFLTTGCDDIWNLSGHDVEANPLFWLRGIDCSQRLAPTTARARAAMWDDDTWQDAFKRAILLADAKITPVERRANTSRLDGLAASIPAQVRPVYQLWRDGQVQQLQLAEERSRYSKLQQSSDAELDTLRQQQDYLRAQLDTTTRKLENLTDIERQLSTRKPASNYLPDGSKGSSPSTSPDQDSDTQKQEDVKP from the coding sequence ATGAATCTATGTCTGGTGAGTATGTCACACGTCTTTTTCCGCGCAGTGCGCGCGGTGTTTTCCAGCAAAAAATTACGCCTGGGTCTGCCATGTCTTCTGCTGGCTGGCTGCGTTTCCCATGCACCAACGAGTGCCATCAATGATAAACAGGATGCCAGATGGCCAGAGAATCAGCTGGCCGATTTTCTGACAACGGGATGCGACGATATCTGGAATTTATCGGGGCATGACGTTGAAGCAAACCCGCTGTTCTGGTTGCGTGGCATAGATTGCTCGCAGCGCCTTGCGCCGACAACCGCGCGAGCGCGGGCGGCGATGTGGGACGATGACACCTGGCAGGACGCGTTTAAACGCGCCATTTTACTGGCTGATGCCAAAATTACACCTGTTGAACGTCGTGCAAATACCTCACGCCTGGACGGGCTGGCGGCAAGCATTCCGGCGCAGGTGCGCCCGGTGTATCAGCTCTGGCGGGACGGGCAGGTACAGCAACTTCAGCTGGCCGAGGAGCGCTCTCGCTACAGCAAATTGCAGCAGTCCAGCGATGCTGAACTTGATACGCTTCGCCAGCAGCAGGATTACTTACGCGCCCAGCTTGATACCACCACGCGCAAACTTGAAAACCTGACCGATATAGAAAGACAGCTTTCGACGCGTAAACCGGCGAGCAACTATCTGCCGGATGGATCAAAGGGGAGTTCGCCATCCACCTCGCCAGATCAGGATAGCGACACGCAGAAACAAGAGGATGTGAAGCCATGA
- the qseE gene encoding two component system sensor histidine kinase QseE/GlrK, which yields MKRWPVFPRSLRQLVMMAFLLILLPLLVLAWQAWQSLNALSAQAALTNRTTLVDARRSEAMTNAALEMERSYRQYCVLDDRTLEKVYQNQRKRYSEMLDAHAGVLPDDKLYQALRQDLNDLAQLQCHNSGPAASAAARLEAFASANTDMVQATRTVIYSRGQQLQQEIAERGQFFGWQALVLFLVSLGLVLLFTRMIIGPVKGIQRMINRLGEGKSLGDTVTFKGPRELRSVGQRIIWLSERLAWLESQRHQFLRHISHELKTPLASMREGTELLADEVAGPLTVEQKEIVEILDASSRNLQKLIEQLLDYNRKLADGAVVLEKVAIAPLVDMVISAHSLPARAKMMHTNVELGESVCFAEPMLLMSVLDNLYSNAVHYGTESGNIYIRSYTNGSRVFIDVANTGTPIPDDEKAMIFEPFFQGSHQRKGAVKGSGLGLSIARDCIRRMQGELNIASDERSDVCFRIELPLGPEKSIQ from the coding sequence TTGAAACGCTGGCCTGTTTTCCCTCGTTCCTTACGACAACTCGTGATGATGGCGTTTTTGCTGATCCTGTTGCCTCTGCTGGTGCTGGCGTGGCAGGCATGGCAAAGCCTGAATGCACTAAGTGCTCAGGCTGCGCTAACCAACCGTACTACTCTGGTTGATGCAAGACGCAGTGAAGCGATGACGAATGCTGCGCTGGAGATGGAGCGTAGCTATCGTCAGTACTGCGTTCTGGACGATCGCACGCTGGAAAAGGTGTATCAAAATCAGCGTAAGCGCTACAGCGAAATGCTGGATGCCCATGCAGGTGTCCTGCCTGACGACAAACTGTATCAGGCGCTGCGTCAGGATCTTAACGATCTGGCTCAGCTTCAGTGTCACAACAGTGGCCCGGCAGCTTCTGCCGCCGCGCGCCTTGAGGCCTTTGCCAGCGCCAACACGGACATGGTTCAGGCGACACGAACGGTGATTTATTCCCGTGGGCAGCAGCTGCAACAAGAGATTGCCGAACGAGGTCAGTTCTTTGGATGGCAGGCGCTGGTGCTGTTTTTGGTCAGCCTGGGGCTGGTATTGCTGTTTACCCGCATGATCATCGGCCCGGTGAAAGGGATCCAGCGGATGATCAATCGCCTTGGCGAGGGGAAATCGCTGGGTGATACGGTCACTTTTAAGGGGCCGCGTGAATTACGCTCGGTCGGGCAACGGATCATCTGGCTCTCCGAGCGTCTGGCATGGCTCGAATCTCAGCGTCATCAATTTTTACGCCATATCTCTCATGAGCTGAAAACGCCGCTCGCCAGTATGCGTGAAGGCACAGAGCTGCTGGCTGACGAAGTGGCAGGGCCATTAACCGTCGAACAAAAAGAGATTGTCGAAATCCTGGATGCCAGCAGCCGTAATTTGCAAAAGCTCATCGAGCAACTGCTGGATTACAACCGCAAACTGGCTGATGGCGCAGTGGTTCTGGAAAAAGTCGCGATAGCGCCGCTGGTGGATATGGTTATCTCCGCACATAGCCTGCCAGCAAGAGCTAAAATGATGCATACCAATGTGGAACTTGGTGAGTCAGTCTGTTTTGCAGAGCCGATGTTGTTAATGAGCGTACTGGATAATCTTTATTCCAATGCGGTGCACTATGGTACTGAATCCGGTAACATTTATATCCGTAGTTATACCAATGGCTCGCGCGTGTTTATTGACGTAGCTAATACGGGAACCCCAATCCCTGATGACGAAAAAGCGATGATTTTCGAACCCTTCTTCCAGGGGAGTCATCAGCGAAAAGGTGCGGTTAAAGGAAGTGGTCTGGGGTTGAGTATTGCCCGCGACTGCATACGGCGAATGCAGGGTGAGCTCAATATCGCCAGTGACGAACGCTCGGATGTGTGCTTTCGTATCGAACTGCCTCTTGGGCCGGAAAAATCAATACAATGA
- the purL gene encoding phosphoribosylformylglycinamidine synthase, which produces MMEILRGSPALSAFRINKLLARFQAADLPVSNIYAEYVHFADLNAPLNAEERVQLERLLKYGPSLSSHTPTGKLILATPRPGTISPWSSKATDIAHNCGLNQINRLERGVAYYVEASTLTAEQWQAVSAELHDRMMESVFTSLDDAQKLFSHHQPAPVQSVDLLGQGRQALIDANLRLGLALAEDEIDYLQDAFVKLNRNPNDIELYMFAQANSEHCRHKIFNADWVIDGEQQPKSLFKMIKNTMEQTPDHVLSAYKDNAAVMEGSEVGRFFADREAGRYDFHQEPAHILMKVETHNHPTAISPWPGAATGSGGEIRDEGATGRGAKPKAGLVGFSVSNLRIPGFEQPWEEDFGKPERIVTALDIMTEGPLGGAAFNNEFGRPALNGYFRTYEEKVDSHNGEELRGYHKPIMLAGGIGNIRADHVQKGEIVVGAKLIVLGGPAMNIGLGGGAASSMASGQSDADLDFASVQRDNPEMERRCQEVIDRCWQLGDANPILFIHDVGAGGLSNAMPELVSDGGRGGRFNLRDILSDEPGMSPLEIWCNESQERYVLAVAADQLPLFDELCRRERAPYAVIGEATEEQHLSLSDTHFDNQPIDLPLDVLLGKTPKMTRDVQTRKAAGKALDRQDITVAEAVNRVLHLPAVAEKTFLVTIGDRTVTGMVSRDQMVGPWQIPVANCAVTTASLDSYYGEAMALGERTPVALLDFAASARLAVGEALTNIAATQIGDIKRIKLSANWMAAAGHPGEDAGLYEAVKAVGEELCPALGLTIPVGKDSMSMKTRWQEGNEQREMTSPLSLVITAFARVEDVRHTITPQLATEDNALLLIDLGKGHNALGATALAQVYRQLGDKPADVRDVAQLKGFYDAIQALVAQRKLLAYHDRSDGGLLVTLAEMAFTGHCGVEANIATLGEDRLAALFNEELGAVIQVRDADRDAVEAVLTQHGLADCVHYLGKAVQGDRFVIEADGHAVFSESRTTLRMWWAETTWQMQRLRDNPECADQEHDAKANDNDPGLNVKLSFDINEDIAAPYIATGARPKVAVLREQGVNSHVEMAAAFHRAGFDAIDVHMSDLLAGRTGLEDFQALVACGGFSYGDVLGAGEGWAKSILFNNRVRDEFETFFHRPQTLALGVCNGCQMMSNLRELIPGSEAWPRFVRNQSDRFEARFSLVEVTQSPSLLLQGMVGSQMPIAVSHGEGQIEVRNAAHLAELESKGLVALRFVDNFGKVTQTYPANPNGSANGITAVTTENGRVTIMMPHPERVFRTVSNSWHPENWGEDSPWMRIFRNARKQLG; this is translated from the coding sequence ATGATGGAAATTCTGCGTGGTTCGCCTGCACTGTCTGCCTTCCGTATCAACAAACTGCTGGCACGTTTTCAGGCAGCCGACCTTCCGGTAAGCAATATTTACGCTGAGTATGTCCATTTTGCTGACCTGAATGCACCCCTGAATGCAGAGGAGCGAGTACAGCTGGAACGCCTGCTCAAGTATGGCCCAAGTCTGAGCAGCCATACGCCAACCGGCAAATTAATCCTGGCTACGCCTCGCCCTGGAACCATCTCCCCCTGGTCTTCCAAAGCCACCGACATTGCCCACAACTGCGGCCTGAACCAGATTAACCGTCTGGAACGCGGTGTGGCGTACTATGTGGAAGCCTCTACGCTGACGGCCGAACAATGGCAGGCCGTTTCCGCTGAACTGCACGATCGCATGATGGAGAGCGTGTTTACCTCTCTGGACGACGCGCAGAAGCTCTTCTCTCACCATCAGCCTGCACCCGTTCAGAGCGTAGACCTGCTGGGGCAGGGCCGTCAGGCGCTGATTGACGCCAACCTGCGTCTCGGCCTGGCACTGGCAGAAGATGAGATTGATTACCTGCAGGACGCGTTCGTTAAGCTGAACCGTAACCCGAACGACATCGAACTCTACATGTTCGCGCAGGCTAACTCAGAGCACTGCCGCCACAAAATCTTCAACGCCGACTGGGTCATCGACGGTGAACAACAGCCGAAGTCGCTGTTCAAAATGATCAAAAACACCATGGAACAAACCCCTGACCACGTGCTGTCTGCCTATAAAGACAACGCCGCGGTGATGGAAGGTTCCGAGGTGGGCCGCTTCTTTGCCGATCGCGAAGCAGGGCGCTATGACTTCCACCAGGAGCCTGCGCATATCCTGATGAAAGTTGAAACCCACAACCACCCGACGGCGATCTCTCCGTGGCCAGGTGCGGCAACCGGCTCTGGCGGTGAAATCCGCGATGAAGGCGCAACCGGACGTGGTGCAAAACCGAAAGCCGGTCTGGTGGGCTTCTCTGTTTCCAACCTGCGTATCCCGGGCTTTGAACAGCCGTGGGAAGAAGATTTCGGTAAACCAGAGCGCATTGTGACCGCGCTGGATATCATGACCGAAGGCCCGCTGGGCGGCGCAGCATTCAACAACGAATTTGGTCGTCCGGCACTGAACGGTTACTTCCGTACCTACGAAGAGAAAGTGGACAGCCACAACGGCGAAGAGCTGCGTGGCTACCACAAACCGATCATGCTGGCTGGTGGCATCGGTAATATTCGTGCCGATCACGTGCAGAAAGGTGAGATCGTCGTCGGTGCGAAGCTGATCGTACTGGGTGGCCCGGCAATGAACATCGGCCTGGGCGGCGGTGCGGCCTCTTCAATGGCATCCGGTCAGTCTGATGCAGATCTCGACTTCGCTTCTGTACAACGCGACAACCCGGAAATGGAACGTCGTTGCCAGGAAGTGATCGATCGCTGCTGGCAGCTTGGCGATGCTAACCCAATCCTCTTTATTCATGACGTGGGTGCGGGCGGTCTTTCTAACGCCATGCCAGAGCTGGTAAGCGACGGTGGTCGTGGCGGCCGCTTTAACCTGCGTGACATCCTGAGCGATGAGCCAGGCATGAGCCCACTGGAAATCTGGTGTAACGAATCCCAGGAACGCTACGTGCTGGCGGTTGCCGCCGACCAGCTGCCACTGTTTGACGAGCTGTGCCGCCGCGAGCGTGCACCTTATGCCGTTATCGGTGAAGCTACCGAAGAGCAGCACCTCTCATTAAGCGACACTCACTTCGACAATCAGCCAATCGATCTGCCGCTGGACGTGCTGCTCGGCAAAACGCCGAAGATGACTCGCGACGTGCAGACCCGTAAAGCGGCAGGCAAAGCGCTGGATCGTCAGGATATTACCGTTGCCGAAGCGGTAAACCGCGTTCTGCACCTGCCGGCTGTGGCAGAGAAAACCTTCCTGGTTACCATCGGCGACCGTACCGTAACCGGTATGGTGTCGCGCGATCAGATGGTTGGCCCGTGGCAGATCCCGGTGGCGAACTGCGCCGTGACTACCGCGAGCCTCGACAGTTACTACGGTGAAGCAATGGCGCTGGGTGAACGTACGCCGGTGGCGCTGCTGGACTTCGCAGCATCTGCCCGTCTGGCGGTGGGTGAAGCGCTGACCAACATCGCGGCAACCCAGATTGGCGACATCAAGCGTATCAAATTGTCTGCTAACTGGATGGCTGCTGCTGGCCACCCGGGTGAAGATGCGGGTCTGTATGAAGCGGTGAAAGCGGTAGGTGAAGAGCTGTGTCCTGCGCTCGGCCTGACCATTCCGGTGGGTAAAGATTCCATGTCGATGAAAACCCGCTGGCAGGAAGGCAACGAGCAGCGCGAGATGACCTCTCCGCTGTCGCTGGTTATCACTGCATTTGCCCGCGTGGAAGATGTGCGTCATACCATCACCCCGCAGCTGGCGACCGAAGACAACGCCCTGCTGCTGATTGACCTGGGTAAAGGCCACAACGCGCTGGGCGCAACCGCGCTGGCACAGGTTTACCGTCAGCTTGGTGACAAACCTGCCGATGTACGCGACGTGGCGCAGTTAAAAGGTTTCTACGACGCCATTCAGGCGCTGGTCGCTCAGCGCAAACTGCTGGCCTACCACGACCGTTCAGACGGTGGCCTGCTGGTTACCCTGGCAGAAATGGCCTTTACCGGTCACTGCGGCGTGGAAGCAAACATTGCCACGCTGGGTGAAGACCGACTGGCAGCGCTGTTCAACGAAGAGCTGGGCGCGGTCATTCAGGTTCGTGACGCGGATCGCGACGCCGTTGAAGCCGTACTGACACAGCACGGCCTGGCCGACTGCGTGCACTATCTGGGTAAAGCCGTGCAGGGCGACCGCTTCGTGATTGAAGCTGATGGCCACGCGGTGTTCAGCGAAAGCCGCACGACCCTGCGCATGTGGTGGGCAGAAACCACCTGGCAGATGCAGCGCCTGCGTGACAACCCGGAATGTGCCGATCAGGAACACGACGCGAAAGCCAACGACAACGATCCTGGCCTGAACGTGAAGCTCTCCTTCGACATCAACGAAGACATCGCCGCACCGTACATCGCAACGGGTGCGCGTCCGAAAGTGGCCGTACTGCGTGAGCAGGGTGTTAACTCCCACGTTGAGATGGCGGCAGCCTTCCACCGTGCAGGCTTTGATGCCATCGACGTGCATATGAGTGACCTGCTGGCAGGACGTACCGGTCTGGAAGATTTCCAGGCGCTGGTCGCGTGCGGCGGCTTCTCTTACGGTGACGTGCTGGGCGCGGGTGAAGGCTGGGCGAAATCCATTCTGTTCAACAATCGTGTGCGTGACGAATTCGAAACCTTCTTCCACCGTCCGCAGACGCTGGCGCTGGGTGTGTGTAACGGCTGCCAGATGATGTCTAACCTGCGTGAACTGATCCCGGGTAGCGAAGCCTGGCCGCGCTTTGTGCGTAACCAGTCCGACCGATTCGAAGCGCGTTTCAGCCTGGTAGAAGTCACGCAAAGCCCGTCTCTGCTGTTGCAGGGAATGGTGGGCTCGCAGATGCCAATTGCGGTTTCTCACGGTGAAGGACAAATCGAAGTGCGTAACGCGGCACACCTTGCCGAACTGGAAAGCAAAGGTCTGGTGGCACTGCGCTTCGTCGATAACTTCGGCAAAGTCACGCAAACCTATCCGGCTAACCCGAATGGCTCAGCGAACGGTATCACCGCTGTTACCACGGAAAACGGCCGTGTGACCATCATGATGCCGCACCCGGAACGCGTATTCCGCACGGTGAGCAACTCGTGGCACCCGGAAAACTGGGGTGAAGACAGCCCGTGGATGCGTATTTTCCGCAATGCGCGTAAACAGCTTGGCTAA
- the mltF gene encoding membrane-bound lytic murein transglycosylase MltF produces MKKLKINYLLIGIVTLLLAVALWPSIPWFGKAENRIAAIKERGELRVSTLSSPLIYGDINGKTIGLDYELAQQFADYLGVKLKITVRQNISQLFDDLDNDDADILAAGLVYNSERSKNYQPGPTYYSVSQQLVYRVGNPRPRSLATINEQQLAIAPGHVVIDDLRTLKEKKYPDLSWTVDPKLGTTALLEQVKDKKLAYTIADSVAISLFQRVHPEIAVALDVTDEQPVTWFSQLDDDQTLSAAMLDFFNSINEDGTLARLEEKYLGHGEDFDYVDTRSFLRAVDSVLPDLQPLFEKYAQEIDWRLLAAISYQESHWDTQATSPTGVRGLMMLTKNTAQSLGISDRTDAEQSISGGAQYLQDMMTKVPETVPEEERIWFALAAYNMGYAHMLDARALTAKTKGNPDSWSDVKQRLPLLSQKPWYNKLTYGYARGHEAYAYVENIRKYQISLVGYLLEKEKEAVEAKQLAQSYPVVLPNEVNRPTASILPFVAFSAAGAFERSHLVAPNTLVQAPRR; encoded by the coding sequence TTGAAAAAATTAAAGATTAATTATCTGCTCATCGGCATAGTTACCTTGCTGCTGGCAGTGGCCCTCTGGCCTTCTATCCCCTGGTTCGGCAAAGCCGAAAACCGTATCGCCGCGATCAAAGAGCGGGGAGAGTTGCGCGTCAGTACCCTGAGCTCCCCGCTGATTTACGGCGACATCAACGGTAAAACCATTGGCCTGGATTATGAACTGGCCCAGCAGTTCGCCGATTACCTCGGCGTGAAGCTCAAAATTACCGTTCGCCAGAATATCAGCCAGCTGTTCGATGACCTGGATAACGACGATGCCGATATCCTGGCCGCCGGGCTGGTGTATAACAGTGAACGCAGCAAGAACTATCAACCCGGACCAACCTACTATTCGGTTTCGCAGCAGCTGGTTTACCGCGTTGGAAACCCGCGCCCGCGTTCGCTTGCGACTATTAATGAGCAGCAGCTCGCTATCGCCCCGGGCCATGTGGTGATTGACGATCTGCGCACACTCAAAGAAAAGAAATACCCGGACCTCAGCTGGACGGTAGATCCAAAGCTTGGCACCACCGCGCTGCTGGAGCAGGTTAAGGACAAAAAGCTGGCATACACCATTGCTGACTCCGTGGCCATCAGCCTTTTCCAGCGCGTACATCCGGAAATCGCCGTGGCGCTTGATGTGACCGATGAACAGCCTGTCACCTGGTTTAGCCAGCTGGATGACGACCAAACCCTGTCCGCTGCGATGCTCGATTTCTTTAATTCGATCAATGAAGACGGGACCCTGGCTCGTCTGGAAGAGAAGTATCTGGGTCACGGTGAAGACTTTGATTACGTCGATACCCGTAGTTTTCTGCGTGCGGTAGATAGCGTGCTGCCGGACCTGCAACCCTTATTCGAGAAGTACGCCCAGGAGATTGACTGGCGGCTGCTGGCGGCGATTTCTTATCAGGAATCCCACTGGGACACTCAGGCCACCTCCCCGACGGGCGTGCGTGGTTTAATGATGCTAACCAAAAATACCGCGCAGAGCCTTGGCATTAGCGACCGGACCGATGCGGAACAGAGCATCAGCGGTGGTGCGCAGTATTTGCAGGATATGATGACTAAAGTGCCTGAGACGGTGCCGGAAGAAGAACGTATCTGGTTTGCGCTGGCGGCCTATAACATGGGCTACGCGCATATGCTTGATGCGCGCGCGCTGACGGCAAAAACAAAAGGCAACCCCGATAGCTGGTCAGATGTAAAACAGCGGCTGCCTTTACTGAGCCAAAAACCCTGGTACAACAAGCTGACCTATGGTTACGCGCGTGGGCATGAGGCTTACGCCTATGTGGAAAATATCCGTAAGTACCAGATTAGCCTGGTAGGTTATCTGCTTGAAAAAGAAAAAGAAGCAGTAGAAGCGAAACAGCTGGCGCAGAGCTATCCGGTGGTATTACCGAACGAAGTTAATCGTCCGACGGCTTCAATTCTGCCTTTTGTTGCTTTTTCTGCTGCCGGCGCATTCGAAAGAAGTCACTTAGTAGCCCCGAACACTCTGGTGCAAGCACCCCGCCGATAG